One Paraburkholderia dioscoreae DNA segment encodes these proteins:
- a CDS encoding EscU/YscU/HrcU family type III secretion system export apparatus switch protein encodes MSRKNRRSAAALVYDAQSGDPAPRVIAKGYGMLAEMIVQRAKEAGLYVHEAPEMVSLLMQVDLDARIPPQLYQAVAELLAWLHRLESGAENEPPQGANAAAQDVIDVVATEVEGGTAAR; translated from the coding sequence ATGAGCCGCAAGAATCGCCGCAGCGCGGCTGCGCTCGTCTACGACGCCCAAAGCGGCGATCCCGCGCCGCGCGTGATCGCCAAAGGCTACGGGATGCTGGCCGAAATGATCGTGCAGCGGGCCAAGGAAGCCGGACTGTATGTGCACGAGGCGCCCGAAATGGTCTCCCTGCTGATGCAGGTGGATCTCGACGCGCGGATTCCGCCGCAGCTTTATCAGGCGGTCGCGGAGTTGCTCGCGTGGCTGCATCGGCTGGAAAGCGGTGCGGAGAACGAGCCGCCGCAGGGCGCGAATGCCGCCGCGCAGGATGTCATCGACGTAGTGGCGACCGAGGTGGAAGGCGGCACCGCGGCGCGTTGA
- the fliK gene encoding flagellar hook-length control protein FliK, which translates to MNGIDTAVASVLASRIDSLLNIAPGSAAASQAGTAGVETAPTMPALIETPAPQPSAQTALSAVALTLNAILRSGGEATPAVLGQTPIWPAAPALDVEVGALPLFGATASAGSTASAASTANPNAAATGASTATANVAATQVPVAALAAALEQTVGDSGLFYEAHLAQWLAGQRSPASLAAEAQNKLVAAAAQLPLDWANDAGEASSSASGPGRQGTGAAPNGSPNGPANGAPDAAGRSMPSIQTAQAARFMAGEVLASSLSDLNAQPTHAGLHSAAAQPADGGSSQNSQSMAAAVHPATVPLVRQQLDLLATGQFRWTGEAWPGARLDWTIEQDGDEWDRSGGGTASEDDQPWRTRLTLSLPTLGTVDAELTLTGTRLVARVQASPGGAARLAMQGESFRQRLAAAGIELNGLTIREIGGGAPATGANAAGAAAAAQAATSAYAKSASAASPGATAADRTATVRRTAHAPRAEAAPPDDFDWDM; encoded by the coding sequence ATGAACGGAATCGACACGGCCGTCGCTTCGGTGCTCGCGAGCCGGATCGACAGTCTGCTCAATATCGCGCCCGGCAGTGCGGCAGCGTCGCAAGCCGGCACGGCGGGCGTCGAAACCGCGCCGACCATGCCGGCGCTCATCGAGACGCCCGCGCCGCAGCCCTCCGCGCAAACTGCGCTGTCCGCCGTCGCGCTGACGCTCAACGCGATTCTGCGCTCGGGCGGCGAGGCGACGCCGGCGGTGCTCGGGCAGACGCCGATCTGGCCGGCCGCGCCGGCGCTCGATGTCGAAGTCGGCGCGTTGCCGCTGTTCGGCGCGACGGCTTCCGCCGGTTCGACCGCTTCAGCCGCTTCAACCGCCAATCCGAATGCCGCCGCAACCGGCGCAAGCACGGCCACCGCCAATGTGGCCGCGACCCAGGTGCCGGTCGCGGCGCTCGCCGCCGCGCTCGAACAGACCGTCGGCGACAGTGGTCTCTTCTACGAAGCCCATCTCGCGCAATGGCTGGCGGGCCAGCGTTCGCCCGCGTCGCTCGCCGCCGAGGCGCAGAACAAGCTGGTGGCCGCCGCCGCGCAATTGCCGCTCGACTGGGCGAACGACGCCGGCGAGGCGTCTTCCTCCGCTAGCGGTCCGGGCCGGCAGGGCACGGGCGCCGCGCCGAATGGCTCACCCAATGGCCCAGCGAACGGCGCGCCGGACGCCGCCGGCCGCTCCATGCCGTCGATCCAGACCGCGCAGGCCGCCCGTTTCATGGCCGGCGAGGTGCTGGCCAGTTCCCTGTCCGACCTGAACGCCCAGCCCACACACGCAGGCCTGCACAGCGCGGCGGCGCAACCGGCCGACGGCGGCTCGTCGCAGAATTCGCAGTCGATGGCGGCCGCGGTTCATCCCGCGACTGTGCCCCTGGTGCGCCAGCAACTCGATCTGCTCGCGACCGGACAGTTTCGCTGGACCGGCGAAGCCTGGCCGGGCGCCAGGCTCGACTGGACCATCGAACAGGACGGCGACGAATGGGACCGCAGCGGCGGCGGCACGGCGAGCGAGGACGACCAGCCGTGGCGCACGCGCCTGACGCTGTCGCTGCCGACGCTCGGCACCGTCGACGCGGAATTGACGCTCACCGGCACACGACTCGTCGCGCGGGTGCAGGCCAGTCCGGGCGGTGCCGCGCGCCTTGCCATGCAGGGCGAGAGCTTCCGTCAGCGGCTCGCGGCGGCGGGCATCGAGTTGAATGGCTTGACGATCCGCGAGATCGGCGGCGGCGCGCCGGCCACCGGCGCTAACGCAGCGGGCGCGGCGGCGGCCGCTCAGGCGGCGACATCGGCGTATGCGAAGTCGGCTTCGGCGGCGAGTCCGGGTGCGACGGCCGCTGACAGGACCGCGACCGTGCGCCGTACGGCGCACGCGCCGCGCGCCGAAGCCGCACCGCCGGACGATTTCGATTGGGACATGTGA
- a CDS encoding flagellar protein FliT: protein MTSNAEYFARYEAIAAISCRMLTAARRALWNDLVHLQEEYRHLVEALRDAETGVKLDEAERLRKYALIRQILADDAAIRDLANPRMAGLSALFAGRPTHVLKELYGAR from the coding sequence ATGACATCGAACGCAGAATACTTCGCCCGTTATGAGGCGATTGCAGCGATTTCCTGCCGCATGCTGACGGCTGCCCGGCGCGCACTGTGGAACGATCTCGTCCACCTGCAAGAGGAGTACCGACATCTGGTGGAGGCGTTGCGAGACGCCGAAACCGGCGTGAAGCTCGACGAGGCGGAGCGTCTGCGCAAATACGCGCTGATCCGCCAGATCCTCGCCGACGACGCTGCGATCCGCGATCTGGCGAATCCGCGCATGGCCGGTCTGTCGGCGCTGTTCGCCGGACGGCCGACTCACGTGCTCAAGGAACTGTACGGGGCGCGCTGA
- the fliS gene encoding flagellar export chaperone FliS — translation MFSPGHSGANAYARVGVETGVMGASPHRLIVMLYQGARQAIAQARMHLQQGNVPARGEAIGKAIQIVESGLQQSLNLEAGGEIAERLNALYSYMSRRLLEANIKQSEAMLVEVDGLLATLEEAWIGIAPEIARMAAQPAAESMR, via the coding sequence ATGTTTTCCCCAGGACACTCTGGAGCCAATGCGTACGCACGCGTCGGCGTCGAGACAGGGGTGATGGGCGCGAGTCCGCATCGTCTGATCGTGATGTTGTATCAGGGCGCCCGGCAGGCCATCGCGCAGGCCCGCATGCACCTGCAGCAAGGCAACGTGCCGGCTCGTGGAGAAGCGATCGGCAAGGCGATCCAGATCGTCGAAAGCGGGCTGCAGCAGTCGCTCAACCTTGAGGCGGGCGGCGAGATTGCAGAGCGGTTGAATGCGCTATATAGCTATATGTCGCGCCGGCTGCTCGAAGCCAATATAAAACAGAGCGAGGCGATGCTCGTCGAGGTGGATGGCCTTCTGGCGACACTCGAGGAAGCATGGATCGGGATTGCCCCGGAGATCGCGCGGATGGCAGCTCAGCCGGCCGCGGAAAGCATGAGATGA
- the fliE gene encoding flagellar hook-basal body complex protein FliE: protein MTFPVNALSSALQQMQSMAAQAAGGSTAVADTSSAATPTGFASALKASLDKISGDQTKAIGESKAFELGASNVSLNDVMVDMQKANVGFQFGLQVRNKLVSAYNDIMQMSV, encoded by the coding sequence ATGACTTTCCCCGTGAACGCGCTCTCGTCGGCGCTGCAACAGATGCAGTCGATGGCGGCGCAAGCGGCCGGCGGCAGCACGGCCGTGGCCGATACGTCCAGCGCGGCAACGCCCACCGGCTTTGCCTCCGCGCTGAAAGCATCGCTCGACAAGATCAGCGGCGATCAGACCAAGGCGATCGGCGAATCGAAAGCGTTCGAGCTCGGCGCGTCGAACGTGTCGCTGAACGACGTGATGGTCGATATGCAGAAGGCCAACGTGGGTTTCCAGTTCGGCCTGCAGGTGCGCAACAAGCTGGTGTCCGCCTATAACGACATCATGCAGATGTCGGTGTGA
- the fliG gene encoding flagellar motor switch protein FliG encodes MSAEGVMKSALLLMSIGEEEAAQVFKFLGPREVQKIGVAMAALKSVTREQVDEVLQEFVREAEQHTGMSLDSNEYIRSVLTKALGDDKAGAIIDRILQGSDTSGIEGLKWMDSAAVAELIKNEHPQIIATILVHLDRDQASEIVACFTERLRNDVLLRIATLDGIQPAALRELDDVLTGLLSGSDNLKRSPMGGIRTAAEILNFMSSNHEEGVIENVRQYDAELAQKIIDQMFVFENLLDLEDRAIQLLLKEVESEALIISLKGAPPALRQKFLSNMSQRAAELLAEDLDARGPVRVSEVETQQRRILQIVRNLAEGGQIVLGGKAEDAYV; translated from the coding sequence ATGAGCGCTGAAGGCGTAATGAAGAGCGCGCTCCTGCTGATGTCGATCGGCGAGGAAGAAGCCGCGCAGGTGTTCAAGTTCCTCGGGCCGCGCGAAGTCCAGAAGATCGGCGTCGCGATGGCCGCATTGAAGAGCGTGACCCGCGAGCAGGTCGACGAAGTCCTGCAGGAATTCGTGCGCGAGGCCGAGCAGCACACCGGCATGTCGCTCGATTCGAACGAGTACATCCGTTCGGTGCTGACCAAGGCGCTCGGCGACGACAAGGCCGGCGCGATCATCGACCGGATTCTGCAGGGCAGCGATACCAGCGGTATCGAGGGCCTGAAGTGGATGGATTCCGCGGCGGTCGCCGAACTCATCAAGAACGAGCATCCGCAGATCATTGCCACCATCCTCGTTCACCTGGACCGCGATCAGGCTTCGGAAATCGTCGCCTGCTTCACGGAGCGGCTGCGCAACGACGTGCTGCTGCGCATCGCCACGCTCGACGGCATCCAGCCGGCCGCGCTGCGCGAACTCGACGACGTGCTGACGGGTCTGCTGTCCGGCAGCGACAACCTCAAGCGCAGCCCGATGGGCGGTATCCGCACGGCGGCTGAAATTCTCAACTTCATGTCCAGCAATCATGAGGAAGGCGTTATCGAGAACGTTCGCCAGTACGACGCGGAACTTGCGCAGAAGATCATTGATCAGATGTTTGTGTTCGAGAACCTGCTCGATCTGGAGGACCGCGCGATCCAGCTGTTGCTGAAGGAAGTCGAGTCCGAGGCGCTGATCATCTCGCTGAAGGGCGCGCCGCCCGCGCTGCGCCAGAAGTTCCTGTCGAACATGTCGCAGCGTGCTGCCGAACTGCTCGCCGAAGATCTGGACGCGCGCGGTCCGGTGCGCGTCTCCGAAGTCGAGACGCAGCAGCGCCGCATCCTGCAGATCGTGCGCAACCTGGCCGAAGGCGGCCAGATCGTTCTAGGCGGCAAGGCCGAAGATGCCTATGTCTGA
- the fliH gene encoding flagellar assembly protein FliH, producing the protein MPMSDSNSTAKESLSAYQCWEMASFDPAPPAPPEPEVDDGAFEAELERLREAAHAQGIASGHVAGQALGYQAGYEQGHAQGFEQGQSEAREEAGRLAALAETFKAALDGAQGAISETLVALALDIAQQVVRQHVQHDPTALIAAAREVLASEPTLVGAPALIVSPADLPVVEAYLMEELQTRGWTVRTDPAVERGGCRAQAGTGEVDAGIDTRWERVAAALGKVSTW; encoded by the coding sequence ATGCCTATGTCTGATTCGAACTCCACGGCGAAGGAAAGCCTCTCGGCCTACCAGTGCTGGGAGATGGCCTCGTTCGATCCGGCGCCGCCGGCACCGCCCGAACCCGAAGTCGACGACGGCGCATTCGAAGCCGAACTCGAACGTCTGCGCGAGGCTGCGCATGCACAGGGCATCGCCTCCGGCCACGTGGCCGGTCAGGCGCTCGGCTACCAGGCCGGCTACGAGCAAGGTCACGCGCAGGGTTTCGAGCAAGGCCAGAGCGAAGCGCGCGAAGAAGCGGGGCGGCTCGCCGCCTTGGCCGAAACCTTCAAGGCGGCGCTCGACGGCGCCCAGGGCGCGATCTCCGAAACGCTGGTCGCACTGGCGCTCGACATCGCGCAACAGGTGGTGCGTCAGCACGTGCAGCACGACCCGACAGCGCTGATCGCGGCCGCGCGCGAGGTGCTGGCGAGCGAACCTACGCTGGTCGGCGCGCCAGCCCTGATCGTGAGTCCCGCCGATCTGCCGGTCGTCGAAGCCTATCTGATGGAAGAACTGCAAACGCGCGGCTGGACCGTGCGTACCGATCCGGCGGTGGAGCGCGGCGGTTGCCGCGCGCAGGCCGGCACCGGCGAAGTGGACGCCGGCATCGACACGCGCTGGGAGCGCGTGGCTGCCGCACTCGGCAAGGTAAGCACATGGTGA
- the fliI gene encoding flagellar protein export ATPase FliI, whose protein sequence is MVKPTLEEIRASDLTPLERELALASFGAEALADAPDAVMPAAAAVATIDAALRDPAHAHPATGAAAIRDAAASSPASAAPAHAIRAPYDPALDSNPYMQAWRGRLDALRARNAIAKPMRACGRLTRAAGLVLEAVGLRLSVGAEVMIELPQGSSLPMAEAEVVGFSGDKLFLMPTTEVIGLLPGARVFPLESAPIADPMAGAKRLPVGWELLGRVLDASGRPLDGLGPLGAHADAPLSAPVINPLNREPIHKVLDVGVRAINALLTVGRGQRMGLFAGSGVGKSVLLGTMARYTSAEVIVIGLIGERGREVKEFIEQILGEEGLARSVVIAAPADVSPLLRMQAASYSTSLAEYFRDQGKHVLLLMDSLTRYAMAQREIALAVGEPPATKGYPPSVFAKLPALVERTGNGPAGGGSITAFYTVLTEGDDQQDPIADSARAILDGHIVLSRSLAEAGHYPAIDIEASISRAMTALIDDNHLEKTRMFKQMLSRYQRNRDLINVGAYSSGRDALLDRAIALYPRMEAFLQQGFRECANFEPSLEMLDALFAQGG, encoded by the coding sequence ATGGTGAAGCCGACGCTCGAAGAAATTCGCGCCAGCGATCTGACGCCGCTCGAACGCGAGCTGGCGCTGGCGTCGTTCGGCGCCGAAGCGCTGGCCGACGCTCCGGATGCGGTAATGCCCGCTGCAGCGGCCGTCGCGACCATCGACGCCGCGCTGCGCGATCCGGCACATGCCCATCCGGCGACGGGCGCCGCCGCGATCCGCGACGCCGCCGCTTCGAGCCCGGCTTCCGCCGCCCCCGCCCACGCCATCCGTGCTCCTTACGACCCTGCGCTCGACAGCAACCCGTACATGCAAGCCTGGCGCGGCCGGCTCGACGCATTGCGTGCCCGCAACGCGATCGCCAAGCCGATGCGCGCCTGCGGGCGTCTCACACGCGCCGCCGGTCTGGTGCTCGAAGCGGTCGGCTTGCGCCTCTCGGTGGGCGCCGAAGTGATGATCGAACTGCCGCAAGGCAGTTCGCTGCCGATGGCCGAGGCCGAAGTAGTCGGCTTCTCCGGCGACAAACTGTTTCTGATGCCGACCACCGAAGTGATCGGCCTCCTGCCCGGCGCACGCGTGTTTCCGCTCGAAAGCGCGCCGATCGCCGATCCGATGGCGGGTGCCAAGCGCCTGCCGGTCGGCTGGGAATTGCTTGGCCGCGTGCTGGATGCATCCGGCCGTCCGCTCGACGGACTCGGTCCTCTCGGCGCGCATGCCGACGCGCCGCTGTCCGCACCGGTCATCAATCCGCTGAACCGCGAACCGATTCACAAGGTGCTCGACGTCGGCGTGCGCGCGATCAACGCGTTGTTGACCGTCGGCCGCGGCCAGCGCATGGGCCTGTTCGCCGGTTCGGGCGTGGGTAAATCGGTGCTGCTCGGCACGATGGCGCGCTACACCAGCGCCGAAGTGATCGTGATCGGTCTGATCGGCGAACGCGGTCGCGAAGTGAAGGAGTTCATCGAGCAGATTCTCGGCGAGGAAGGTCTGGCGCGCTCCGTGGTGATCGCAGCGCCCGCCGACGTCTCGCCGCTTCTGCGGATGCAGGCCGCGTCCTATTCGACGTCGCTTGCCGAATATTTCCGCGACCAGGGCAAGCATGTGCTGCTGCTGATGGATTCGCTGACCCGTTACGCGATGGCGCAGCGCGAGATCGCGCTGGCCGTGGGCGAGCCGCCTGCCACCAAGGGCTATCCGCCTTCGGTGTTCGCCAAGCTGCCGGCGCTCGTCGAGCGGACCGGCAACGGCCCGGCAGGCGGCGGTTCGATCACCGCGTTCTACACCGTGCTGACCGAGGGCGACGACCAGCAGGATCCGATCGCCGACTCCGCTCGGGCGATTCTGGACGGCCACATCGTGCTGTCGCGCTCGCTGGCCGAGGCCGGCCACTATCCGGCCATCGACATTGAAGCGTCGATTAGCCGGGCAATGACCGCGCTGATCGACGATAACCATCTCGAGAAGACGCGTATGTTCAAGCAGATGCTGTCGCGCTATCAGCGTAACCGCGATCTGATCAACGTCGGTGCGTATTCGAGCGGGCGCGACGCGCTGCTCGACCGTGCCATCGCGCTGTATCCGCGGATGGAAGCATTTTTGCAGCAAGGCTTTCGCGAGTGCGCGAACTTTGAACCGAGTCTCGAAATGCTGGACGCGCTGTTTGCCCAAGGAGGCTGA
- the fliJ gene encoding flagellar export protein FliJ translates to MAKHFPIKTLIGLAQDDVDAAAQRLGRAQRERNDVQSQLDALVQYRDEYHARFTASAQTGMPAGNMRNFQAFIDTLDAAIEQQRNLLATATARVEAAKPDWQRQKQKLGSYEVLQARGEAAEAVTTARRDQRDADEHAARILRMRTEGA, encoded by the coding sequence ATGGCGAAACACTTCCCGATCAAGACGCTCATCGGCCTGGCTCAGGACGATGTGGACGCCGCGGCGCAACGTCTGGGCCGCGCGCAGCGCGAGCGCAACGACGTGCAATCGCAACTCGACGCCCTCGTGCAGTATCGCGACGAATATCACGCGCGCTTCACGGCATCCGCCCAGACGGGCATGCCCGCTGGCAACATGCGCAACTTCCAGGCATTCATCGACACGCTCGACGCCGCCATCGAACAGCAGCGCAACCTGCTGGCGACGGCCACCGCGCGTGTCGAGGCCGCGAAACCGGACTGGCAGCGTCAGAAGCAGAAGCTCGGCTCCTATGAAGTGCTGCAGGCGCGCGGCGAAGCCGCCGAAGCCGTGACCACGGCGCGGCGCGATCAGCGCGACGCCGACGAACACGCGGCCCGGATTCTGAGAATGCGCACCGAAGGCGCATGA
- a CDS encoding flagellar hook-length control protein FliK: MSLLSQIGSLLGSAGSTSTSAAMAAAANAKPFSQTLQQSIDQQNSAAAQSASQQQPSPSSSSVHDAPPPPDPATKSADDANSSKDTSKPASSAASTPAQGNTQASTDKTSTTPPKTGNSANQTDAGTAAAAAAAQAQAQAQADANDATTPATDPATALTDAATALPGTSTDAATGGVSGKKTAATDPKSLQDALQAALAALANSQGAVPAQAMASGAAASAATSANGLTGTHAELNGTSDGKTLAGGLFGDGKGSTASRSTLTAAATTLADPSAAAKAAADAMTATAAGGVSADDLASFKSATDAATAALAAAQAAAGAASTTAAMQTTGNAGAAEAANALSPQVGTTDWEDALSQKVVFLSNAHSQSAELTLNPKDLGPLQVVLQVADNHAHALFVSQHQSVREAVEAALPKLREAMESNGIGLGSASVSDGFARQGSQQQNADSGRSGGRSSGASGSFGGGTDPIDTTVSVPTRRTIGLVDTFA, translated from the coding sequence ATGTCGCTTCTCTCACAGATCGGCTCGTTGCTCGGCTCCGCTGGCAGCACGTCCACTAGCGCCGCTATGGCTGCGGCGGCGAACGCCAAACCGTTCTCGCAAACGCTGCAGCAAAGCATCGACCAGCAGAACAGCGCGGCTGCGCAGAGCGCGAGCCAGCAGCAGCCGTCGCCGTCTTCGTCGAGCGTGCACGACGCACCGCCGCCGCCCGATCCCGCCACGAAAAGCGCGGACGACGCGAACAGCAGCAAGGACACCAGCAAGCCGGCGAGTTCGGCGGCGTCCACGCCTGCGCAGGGCAACACACAGGCTTCGACCGACAAGACCAGCACCACGCCGCCGAAGACCGGCAACTCGGCAAACCAGACCGATGCCGGCACCGCGGCAGCGGCCGCTGCTGCCCAGGCACAGGCACAAGCTCAGGCCGACGCGAACGACGCCACCACGCCGGCCACCGACCCTGCCACGGCCTTGACCGACGCCGCGACCGCGTTGCCCGGCACGAGCACGGACGCCGCGACCGGCGGCGTCTCGGGCAAAAAGACCGCTGCCACCGATCCGAAGTCATTGCAGGACGCATTGCAGGCAGCGTTGGCCGCGCTGGCGAACAGCCAGGGCGCCGTCCCGGCACAAGCGATGGCGAGCGGCGCGGCAGCCAGCGCCGCGACTTCGGCAAACGGCCTGACCGGCACCCATGCGGAGCTGAACGGAACCTCGGACGGCAAGACGCTTGCGGGCGGACTATTCGGCGACGGCAAGGGATCGACCGCATCGAGGAGCACTCTGACGGCTGCCGCGACGACCTTAGCCGACCCATCCGCCGCGGCAAAAGCGGCGGCGGATGCAATGACGGCAACGGCTGCCGGCGGCGTGTCGGCAGACGATCTGGCGTCCTTCAAGAGCGCTACCGACGCGGCGACGGCGGCACTGGCTGCCGCACAAGCCGCGGCCGGCGCCGCGAGCACGACGGCCGCCATGCAGACCACTGGCAATGCCGGCGCGGCGGAGGCGGCGAACGCCTTGTCACCGCAGGTCGGCACGACCGACTGGGAGGACGCATTGAGCCAGAAGGTGGTGTTCCTCTCGAACGCGCATTCGCAGAGTGCCGAGTTGACCTTGAACCCGAAGGATCTGGGACCGTTACAGGTTGTGTTGCAGGTTGCCGATAACCATGCACATGCGCTGTTTGTTTCGCAGCATCAATCCGTGCGCGAAGCCGTCGAAGCGGCGTTACCGAAGTTGCGCGAAGCAATGGAATCGAACGGCATTGGACTGGGGAGCGCGAGCGTCAGCGACGGCTTTGCGCGCCAGGGCAGCCAACAGCAGAACGCCGACTCCGGCCGATCTGGGGGTCGTTCGAGCGGCGCGAGCGGATCGTTTGGCGGCGGCACAGACCCGATCGACACGACGGTGAGCGTCCCGACACGACGCACGATAGGCCTGGTCGACACATTCGCGTGA